One genomic segment of Deltaproteobacteria bacterium includes these proteins:
- a CDS encoding nitrous oxide-stimulated promoter family protein: MNGIRRVDVIMFFARSKTDEEKIKKDIRVLADLTEVYCKKKHAGAERTPIIAKGRISGYGDLLKVSLCPDCTKLVLHGAVKRIQCPMNPKPECRRCPEHCYHPRYRDQVREVMRFAWRYLLLRGRIDLVFKHLYGRGGP, translated from the coding sequence ATGAACGGAATCCGGAGGGTTGATGTAATCATGTTTTTTGCCCGCTCAAAAACCGATGAGGAAAAGATCAAAAAGGACATCCGTGTCCTGGCCGATCTGACCGAGGTCTACTGCAAAAAGAAACATGCCGGGGCGGAACGCACCCCCATCATCGCAAAGGGGAGGATCTCCGGCTATGGTGATTTGCTGAAAGTCTCCCTCTGTCCCGACTGTACAAAACTGGTTCTTCACGGTGCCGTGAAACGGATTCAATGCCCCATGAACCCCAAACCGGAGTGCAGGAGATGCCCCGAGCACTGTTATCACCCGCGGTATCGGGACCAGGTCCGGGAAGTCATGCGTTTTGCCTGGCGTTATCTCCTCTTGCGGGGACGGATCGACCTCGTTTTCAAACACCTGTACGGCCGGGGAGGTCCTTAA